In Lotus japonicus ecotype B-129 chromosome 5, LjGifu_v1.2, one genomic interval encodes:
- the LOC130720274 gene encoding probable pectinesterase/pectinesterase inhibitor 41, translated as MASILKTSTTLYTLILSFFFILFLSSSVAASSFSYSSCDLTPYPAFCTTTLPPNYSSSTHDQTHFFLQQSLSITKTIHELVSSYLTNQFNIPESTLHALEDCLNLAEQNTNFLSSVLQAIKNRTLTNHQAYSDLQTLLSAVLTNHQTCLDGFHEVTPYPRITSALSSPLSDGVKLYSISLAFFTRFWVNNATENPTTENPIEKIITRKLLQQNIDNVMVRQRVVVNPDGSGDFITINDAVDAAPNNAGANNGYYVIYVVAGVYNEHVSVARSKENLMMVGDGINRTVITGNRSVVDGWTTFQSATFAVVGKGFVAVNITFRNTAGSIKHQAVAMRNGADMSTFYSCSFEGHQDTLYAHSFRQFYKSCDIYGTVDFIFGNAAAVFQNCNLHPRLPMQNQFNAITAQGRIDPNQNTGFSIQNCQIVAASELGGGVKTFLGRPWKEYSRTVFMESFIDGVVDAKGWIEWSGDFALRTLYYAEYANWGPGAKTSERVTWEGFHLIGEKDAGEFTVDRFIQGEAWLKMTGVPFKGGL; from the exons ATGGCCTCAATTTTGAAGACATCCACTACCTTATACACTCTAattctttccttcttcttcatcctcttcctttcttcctctGTTGCAGCTTCCTCCTTCTCATATAGCTCATGCGACCTCACACCCTACCCTGCATTCTGCACAACCACTCTGCCTCCTAACTATTCATCATCCACACATGACCAAACCCATTTCTTCCTTCAACAATCCTTATCAATAACAAAAACAATTCATGAACTAGTCTCTTCCTATCTCACAAACCAATTCAACATTCCTGAATCCACATTACATGCCCTTGAAGATTGTCTCAATCTAGCAGAACAGAACACTAATTTCCTGTCCTCTGTTCTCCAAGCCATAAAAAACAGAACTTTGACTAACCATCAGGCTTATAGTGATCTGCAAACCTTGCTCAGTGCCGTTCTAACCAACCACCAAACATGCTTAGATGGTTTCCATGAAGTAACTCCCTATCCAAGAATCACCAGTGCCTTATCAAGCCCTCTTTCTGATGGGGTCAAACTCTATAGCATATCATTAGCCTTTTTCACCCGTTTTTGGGTTAACAATGCCACTGAAAATCCCACAACAGAGAACCCAATTGAAAAAATTATAACTAGAAAGCTGTTGCAGCAAAACATTGACAATGTGATGGTGAGACAGAGGGTGGTGGTGAACCCAGATGGGTCTGGAGATTTCATTACCATAAATGATGCAGTGGATGCTGCACCTAACAATGCCGGCGCAAACAATGGGTACTATGTAATTTATGTTGTTGCTGGGGTTTACAATGAGCACGTGTCTGTGGCTAGGAGCAAGGAGAATCTGATGATGGTTGGAGATGGCATCAACCGCACGGTGATCACCGGCAATCGCAGCGTGGTTGATGGGTGGACCACTTTTCAATCAGCAACTTTTG CCGTGGTCGGAAAAGGCTTCGTCGCAGTGAACATAACATTCCGCAACACCGCCGGTTCCATCAAGCACCAAGCCGTCGCCATGAGAAACGGCGCCGACATGTCCACCTTCTACAGTTGCAGCTTCGAAGGCCACCAAGACACACTCTACGCCCACTCCTTCCGCCAATTCTACAAAAGCTGCGACATCTACGGCACCGTCGACTTCATCTTCGGCAACGCCGCCGCAGTTTTCCAAAACTGCAACCTGCACCCGCGCCTCCCCATGCAGAACCAGTTCAACGCGATCACAGCGCAGGGACGCATAGACCCGAACCAGAACACCGGCTTCTCCATTCAGAACTGTCAAATTGTGGCGGCGAGCGAGTTAGGTGGCGGTGTGAAGACGTTTCTGGGTCGGCCTTGGAAGGAGTATTCGAGGACGGTGTTCATGGAGAGTTTCATAGATGGTGTGGTGGATGCGAAGGGGTGGATTGAATGGTCAGGGGATTTTGCGTTGAGAACTCTGTATTATGCAGAGTATGCGAATTGGGGACCAGGGGCGAAGACTAGTGAGAGGGTTACTTGGGAAGGGTTTCATCTCATTGGTGAGAAGGATGCTGGTGAGTTTACTGTGGATAGGTTTATACAAGGTGAGGCTTGGTTGAAGATGACAGGAGTGCCTTTCAAAGGTGGCTTATAG